The genomic stretch TCCACATAGTTCACGAGATTGCGGCGCAGCGCGAAGATCAGCGCGATCACATGCTCGGGAAGCGTGTTGTAGGCGTAATTGCGGATGTTGGAGACGGTGATTCCATTGGCCGTCGTATAGGCCTTGTCGATCACGTCGGTGCCCGTCGCGGCGACCGCGATCAGCTTCAGGTCGGGAAGCTGCTTCAGCGCGTCCTCACGCAGCGGCACCTTATTGGTGATGGCGATGGTCGCGCCCTTCAGGCGCTCGACGACATCGGCCGGAGAGCTCTGCGCATATTCCGTATAGTCGTGCGGGAAATTCGGCTTGCGCAAATTGGCGTCGAGCGTCTCGCGATCGAGAAAGACGATTTTGTGCGACATTTTTGCTGCTTCCCCCGAAGTCGCTCGGCCGTTTCGGCTCGACATTTTGCGACGTCAATCGTCGCGCCTCGTATTGAAGAAGCGGCCTCGCCCTCGCGAGGGCGAGGCCGCGAAACATCAGACCTGGAGGATCGGATTGGCGCGATAGACGGCCTGGGCCGCCGCGACGCCGCTGCCGGCCGTGACCGGAATGCCGACGTCGAGCATCGCCATTTCCGCGCCCGCGATGGCGCCGAGCAGCATCAGCTCGTTGAGATCGCCGAGATGGCCGATGCGGAACACCTTGCCGGCGACCTTGTTGAGGCCGGCGCCGAGCGCGAGATTGTAGCGCTTATAGGCGATCTCGATGACCTTGGCGGCGTCGAAGCCTTCCGGCACCACGATCGCGGTCACAGTGTCGGAGTTCCACTTGGCTTCCTTGGCGCAGGGCTTGAGGCCCCAGGCCGCGACCGCGGCGCGCACGCCCTCGGCGAGATGGTGATGACGCGCATAGACCTGATCGAGGCCTTCCTCGAACAGAACATTGAGCGACTCGCGCAGGCCGTAGAGCAGCGGCAGCGCCGGCGTGTAGGGGAAGTAGCCGGTGGCGTTCGCCTTCACATGATCCTGGAAGTCGAAATAGGCGCGATGCAGCTTGGCGGTCTCGCCGGCCTTCAGCGCCTTCTGGCTGACGCTCATGATGGCGAGGCCGGCCGGCAGCATGAAGCCCTTCTGCGAGCCGGAGACGGCGACGTCGACGCCCCACTCGTCCTGCTTGAAGTCCAGCGAGCCGACCGAGGACACGCCGTCGACGAACAGCATGGCCGGATGCTTGGCGTTGTCGATCGCCTTGCGCACGGCGCCGATGTCCGAGGTCACGCCCGTGGCGGTCTCGTTATGCGTGGCGAAGACGGCCTTGATCTCGTGATTCTTGTCGGCCTTCAGCGTCTCTTCGATGCGGTCGGGATTGTTGCCGACGCCCCACTCCTCGTCCTGCTCGATCACATCGAGGCCGATGCGCTTGGCGAGGTCGATCCAAAGATGGGTGAACTGGCCGAAGCGCTGCGCGATGACCTTGTCGCCGGGCGACAGAGTGTTGGTGATCGCCGCTTCCCAGCCGCCGGTGCCCGAAGCCGGGAAGATGAAGGCCTGAGCGCTCTCGGTCTTGAAGACCTTCTTGAGCTGGGTGAACAGCGGCAGCGTCAGCTCGGGGAACTTCGGCGAACGATGATCCTCGGAGACGACATTCATCGCGCGCAGGATACGATCGGGAATATTGGTCGGGCCCGGAACGAACAGAAAATTGCGGCCCGGAATTCTGGAATTCGACATGTCTAGGGCTCCCTTCGAGCTCATCGGTTCGAGTTTGTTTTCGTTGGACGCTGGCGACGAGGCCCGGCGCCCGTTGCTTCTTCCCGCGGCGGCCGCGCTCAGAGCCGGCTCCGATCACTCGAACGAGATCGTTCGAGCGAAGAGCGCTCTAGAACAGGCCGGCGATCCGCCCGTCCGCGCCGACCTCGATATTATTGGCGGCGGGAACCTTGGGCAGGCCCGGCATGGTCATGATGTCGCCGCAGACGACGACGACGAATTCCGCGCCCGCCGACAGCCGCAGCTCGCGCACCGGAATCACATGACCCGAGGGCGCTCCCTTGGCGTTGGCGTCGGTCGAGAAGCTGTATTGCGTCTTGGCGATGCAGACCGGCAGGTGGCCGAAGCCCTCTTTCTCCAGCTCCGCGAAGCGCGTCTTCACCGACGGATCGAGCGCGATATCCGAAGCGCCATAGAGCTCGCGGGCGATGGTGCGCACCTTCTCGACGAGCGGCAGATCGTCGGCGTAGAGCGGCTTGAACTGCGACGGCTTGGTCTCGATCGTCGAGACGACCTTATGGGCGAGCTCCGCCGCGCCCGGACCGCCCGAGCCCCAATGATCGGCGAGCACGCAATCGACGCCCTCGGCCTCGGAAAGCTTCTGCAGCAGATCGATCTCCGCCTGCGTGTCGGTGCTGAAGCGGTTGACGGAGACGATCACCGGCACGCCGAACTTCTGCACATTGGCGATATGGCGCTTCAGATTGGCGAAGCCCTTCTCGAGCGCCGCGACATTCTCGACCTTCAGATCGTCCTTGGCGACGCCGCCATGCATCTTCAGCGCGCGAATTGTCGCGACGATGACGGTGACGTCCGGCTTGATTCCGGCCTTGCGGCATTTGATGTCGAAGAACTTCTCCGCGCCGAGATCGGCGCCGAAGCCGGCTTCCGTCACCACATAATCGGCGAGCTTCAGCGCCGCCTTGGTGGCGATGACCGAATTGCAGCCATGCGCGATATTGGCGAAAGGCCCGCCATGGATGAAGGCCGGGTTGTTCTCGAGCGTCTGCACCAGATTGGGGGCGATGGCGTCCTTCAGCAGCGCGGCCATCGAGCCCTGCGCCTTCAGCTCGGAGGCGCGAATGCTCTTCTTGTCGCGCGTCTGCGCGACGATGATGTCGCCGAGCCGGCGCTGAAGATCCTCGAGGCTGGTGGCGAGGCAGAAGATCGCCATCACCTCGGAGGCGACGGTGATGTCGAAGCCGTCCTCGCGCGGGAAGCCATTGGCCACGCCGCCGAGCGAGGAGACTATCGAGCGCAGCGAGCGGTCGTTCATATCCACGGCGCGGCGCCAGGAGATGCGGCGCGGATCGACGCCGAGCGAATTGCCCCAATAGACGTGATTGTCGATGAGCGCGGAGAGCAGATTATTGGCCGCGCCGATGGCGTGGAAGTCGCCGGTGAAATGGAGATTGATGTCCTCCATCGGCACGACTTGTGCATAGCCGCCACCGGCGGCACCGCCCTTCACGCCGAAGCAGGGGCCGAGGCTCGGCTCGCGAAGGCACATGATGGCCTTCTTGCCGATGTGATTGAGCGCGTCGCCGAGGCCCACCGTGGTGGTCGTCTTGCCTTCGCCGGCGGGCGTCGGCGTGATGGCGGTGACGAGGATCAGCTTGCCGTCCGGGCGGTCCTGCAGGGAATTGAGATAATCGAGGGAGATTTTCG from Methylosinus sp. C49 encodes the following:
- a CDS encoding aminotransferase class V-fold PLP-dependent enzyme, with protein sequence MSNSRIPGRNFLFVPGPTNIPDRILRAMNVVSEDHRSPKFPELTLPLFTQLKKVFKTESAQAFIFPASGTGGWEAAITNTLSPGDKVIAQRFGQFTHLWIDLAKRIGLDVIEQDEEWGVGNNPDRIEETLKADKNHEIKAVFATHNETATGVTSDIGAVRKAIDNAKHPAMLFVDGVSSVGSLDFKQDEWGVDVAVSGSQKGFMLPAGLAIMSVSQKALKAGETAKLHRAYFDFQDHVKANATGYFPYTPALPLLYGLRESLNVLFEEGLDQVYARHHHLAEGVRAAVAAWGLKPCAKEAKWNSDTVTAIVVPEGFDAAKVIEIAYKRYNLALGAGLNKVAGKVFRIGHLGDLNELMLLGAIAGAEMAMLDVGIPVTAGSGVAAAQAVYRANPILQV
- a CDS encoding formate--tetrahydrofolate ligase — protein: MSDTSIPASGKGNQHLSPKSDIEISQAASMRPIVDVAREKLGIPAEHVLPYGHYKAKISLDYLNSLQDRPDGKLILVTAITPTPAGEGKTTTTVGLGDALNHIGKKAIMCLREPSLGPCFGVKGGAAGGGYAQVVPMEDINLHFTGDFHAIGAANNLLSALIDNHVYWGNSLGVDPRRISWRRAVDMNDRSLRSIVSSLGGVANGFPREDGFDITVASEVMAIFCLATSLEDLQRRLGDIIVAQTRDKKSIRASELKAQGSMAALLKDAIAPNLVQTLENNPAFIHGGPFANIAHGCNSVIATKAALKLADYVVTEAGFGADLGAEKFFDIKCRKAGIKPDVTVIVATIRALKMHGGVAKDDLKVENVAALEKGFANLKRHIANVQKFGVPVIVSVNRFSTDTQAEIDLLQKLSEAEGVDCVLADHWGSGGPGAAELAHKVVSTIETKPSQFKPLYADDLPLVEKVRTIARELYGASDIALDPSVKTRFAELEKEGFGHLPVCIAKTQYSFSTDANAKGAPSGHVIPVRELRLSAGAEFVVVVCGDIMTMPGLPKVPAANNIEVGADGRIAGLF